One Desulfonatronovibrio hydrogenovorans DSM 9292 DNA segment encodes these proteins:
- a CDS encoding PEP/pyruvate-binding domain-containing protein yields MSDGKYIDLISATEKIGFSIIHQLVRKKKHIRKNIFGLWLADITSEYFELTGAKAANLAEISNQVCLPVPKGFVITSRACRMFFNQAGVYKQIKKHLKDLDVNDIRALDQACSTIKALIMDSALPPEVEKTIAAKTEDLAEIFGGNLCMAVRSSASGEDSLSSSFAGLYDSVLNVRPANMVRAYKEVLAGMFNPRAVFYRRTMGYRDIDDLMSVLCITMVDARSSGCMYTIDPNYDIEDCICINANWGLGVSVVDGSVQTDHWRIARDSRKILTEQIATKKTMLVSSAGYSLQNTPVLPEKMDRPCLDKDEIKQLVDYGLRLEKYFGFPLDVEWAVDQQGKIYILQARPLQRLDNELLPEEHHEPASIPESKVILRQGMTGSSGTASGKAYVLGPDDDLADIPSGAILIAPQTSPLYVPAMSRISGIITDAGSVTGHMASVAREFRIPALVGTDTGTKLIRNKEVITLDASRRVVYKGQIDSIIKEKKQVNLMKNSPVYKLVREVLKTVIPLRLYNPKSPDFSPAGCETLHDVVRFAHEKAMHEMSSQNEHLHPYPVHWMSGSTGLPLLSVQVLNLDQGIREPASHEHLAMEDILSAPFRALLEGMAPVEAYRPDKPEQGTGKTKSSFWQSVFNNLDNNCEPVLPCFASISNDYMHFRLYAGCFKVKVDSICSKQVNSNYIAFLLQPDNSDAAGSPWLRALITDLRKLGFKIEYIQDAISAQIRKYDQDRIRDRLVHVGESIKRSLHLANGLTDAEDLVWF; encoded by the coding sequence ATGTCAGATGGAAAATACATTGATTTGATATCTGCCACCGAGAAAATTGGATTCTCAATAATTCATCAGCTGGTGCGCAAAAAAAAGCATATCCGAAAAAACATCTTTGGCCTCTGGTTGGCTGATATCACCAGTGAATACTTCGAGCTGACTGGCGCCAAGGCAGCCAATTTGGCTGAAATTTCGAACCAGGTCTGCCTGCCAGTGCCCAAAGGATTTGTGATTACCTCAAGAGCGTGCAGGATGTTTTTCAACCAGGCAGGAGTTTATAAGCAGATCAAAAAACACCTCAAAGATCTGGACGTCAATGATATCCGAGCCCTTGATCAGGCCTGCAGCACCATAAAAGCGCTTATCATGGATTCGGCATTACCTCCAGAGGTGGAAAAGACAATCGCAGCAAAGACTGAAGACCTGGCTGAAATTTTTGGCGGCAACCTTTGCATGGCGGTCCGCAGCAGTGCTTCCGGTGAGGACTCCCTTTCATCATCATTTGCCGGCCTGTATGACAGCGTACTGAATGTTCGCCCCGCAAACATGGTCAGGGCATACAAAGAGGTCCTGGCTGGCATGTTCAACCCCAGGGCGGTCTTCTACAGAAGGACCATGGGATACCGGGATATTGACGACCTTATGAGTGTTCTTTGTATTACCATGGTGGATGCCCGGTCCAGTGGGTGCATGTACACCATTGACCCCAACTATGACATTGAAGACTGTATCTGCATCAATGCCAACTGGGGGCTGGGAGTAAGTGTTGTTGACGGTTCAGTCCAGACCGACCATTGGCGGATTGCCAGGGACAGCAGAAAAATTCTGACTGAACAGATCGCCACCAAAAAGACCATGCTGGTTTCTTCTGCAGGGTACAGCCTGCAGAACACGCCTGTACTGCCTGAAAAAATGGACAGACCCTGCCTTGATAAAGATGAAATAAAACAGCTTGTTGACTATGGACTGCGGCTGGAAAAATACTTTGGTTTCCCACTGGATGTTGAGTGGGCGGTCGACCAGCAGGGGAAAATCTATATCCTTCAAGCCCGTCCACTCCAGCGACTTGATAATGAACTCCTGCCTGAAGAACACCACGAACCCGCTTCAATTCCTGAATCAAAAGTCATTTTGCGCCAGGGCATGACCGGATCATCCGGGACAGCCTCAGGCAAAGCATATGTCCTGGGACCTGATGACGACCTGGCAGATATCCCTTCAGGCGCCATCCTGATTGCTCCGCAGACCTCTCCTCTGTATGTGCCAGCCATGTCCAGGATCAGCGGGATCATTACTGATGCAGGCAGTGTCACAGGTCATATGGCTTCAGTCGCCAGAGAGTTCAGAATCCCTGCTCTGGTAGGCACCGACACTGGCACCAAACTCATTAGAAACAAGGAGGTCATCACCCTGGATGCTTCAAGGAGGGTGGTCTACAAAGGACAGATCGACTCAATCATAAAGGAAAAAAAACAGGTCAATCTGATGAAAAACAGTCCTGTCTACAAGCTGGTCAGGGAGGTCCTTAAGACAGTCATTCCATTACGTCTCTACAATCCCAAAAGCCCTGATTTTTCCCCTGCTGGATGTGAGACGCTGCATGATGTTGTCCGGTTTGCCCATGAAAAGGCCATGCACGAAATGTCCAGCCAAAATGAACACCTTCATCCATACCCTGTTCATTGGATGTCCGGAAGTACAGGTCTTCCGCTGCTCTCAGTGCAGGTCCTGAATCTGGACCAGGGCATTCGTGAGCCAGCCAGCCATGAACACCTGGCAATGGAGGATATCTTATCAGCCCCTTTCAGGGCGTTACTTGAAGGTATGGCACCTGTAGAAGCATACCGGCCAGATAAGCCTGAGCAAGGGACCGGAAAGACAAAGTCGTCTTTCTGGCAATCTGTTTTCAATAACCTGGACAATAATTGTGAACCTGTTCTTCCCTGTTTCGCCAGCATTTCAAATGACTACATGCACTTCAGGCTTTACGCCGGATGTTTCAAGGTCAAAGTTGATTCCATCTGCTCAAAACAGGTAAACTCCAACTACATTGCTTTTCTCCTGCAGCCCGATAATTCCGATGCAGCCGGCAGCCCGTGGCTGAGGGCGCTCATCACCGACTTAAGGAAGCTGGGATTCAAGATTGAATACATACAAGATGCGATCTCAGCTCAAATCAGGAAATACGACCAGGACCGCATCAGGGACAGGCTGGTCCATGTCGGAGAATCAATTAAACGCAGTCTGCACTTGGCAAATGGGTTGACCGATGCAGAAGACCTGGTCTGGTTCTGA
- a CDS encoding PQQ-dependent sugar dehydrogenase produces MVRGPSKIFLTVLGLLIMVSLVLSESGKKALADASQPGISRTVVVSGLNNPWDLAFAPDGAMLFTEKCRGLSVRLPDGSIRFLFGTDGAILEAADFFCQGQSGMLGVALDPDFENNRRVYLYMASEQNRIKTNRVVRLVIDKGYAKVSQRTDIVTDISFKESSSRWGRAGAHSGGRIRFSPFDGYLYVTTGDNHNGPLPQDLSRLGGKVLRIDGNGDPAPGNSTPAGKDPRIFTFGHRNVQGIDFHPGTGQAFACEHGPGHDDEVTPLEPGGNGGWDPTPLPGVSCADNYCGYISNRPDGRPTSMTDLERYPDALRPSWNNRGDSEGMSPCVFLQGQHWKNWENRLAVGFLRGARIEILELDDEKMAANTTIMPGLPGERIRSLVLGPEKALYVAIDGGQIWRIEPQSR; encoded by the coding sequence ATGGTTCGTGGTCCTTCCAAAATATTTTTAACGGTCCTTGGGCTGTTGATCATGGTCAGCCTTGTCCTGTCAGAGTCTGGCAAGAAGGCCCTGGCTGATGCCAGTCAACCCGGAATCAGCCGGACCGTGGTCGTATCCGGCCTGAACAATCCCTGGGACCTGGCCTTTGCCCCGGACGGGGCAATGCTGTTTACTGAAAAATGTCGCGGACTGTCAGTTCGTCTGCCTGACGGGTCTATCCGGTTCCTGTTTGGAACAGACGGTGCAATCCTGGAGGCTGCGGATTTTTTCTGCCAGGGCCAGAGCGGTATGCTGGGAGTGGCCCTGGATCCTGATTTTGAAAACAACCGCCGGGTTTACCTTTACATGGCTTCGGAGCAAAACCGGATCAAAACCAACCGCGTGGTCCGCCTGGTTATTGATAAGGGTTACGCCAAAGTTTCCCAGCGCACCGACATTGTCACTGACATCTCATTCAAAGAATCCTCCAGCCGGTGGGGAAGAGCCGGCGCCCACAGCGGTGGTCGAATCAGGTTCAGTCCCTTTGACGGCTACCTTTATGTGACCACCGGTGACAACCATAACGGCCCGCTTCCCCAGGACCTTTCCAGGCTGGGGGGCAAAGTGCTCCGCATTGACGGCAACGGCGACCCGGCCCCTGGGAACAGTACCCCTGCAGGCAAAGACCCCAGAATATTCACTTTTGGACACCGCAATGTACAGGGAATTGATTTTCATCCCGGCACCGGCCAGGCCTTTGCCTGTGAACATGGTCCAGGCCATGACGATGAGGTCACTCCTCTTGAGCCGGGTGGGAACGGCGGATGGGATCCCACCCCTCTGCCCGGGGTTTCCTGTGCTGACAATTATTGCGGTTACATATCCAACAGGCCGGATGGCCGCCCAACTTCCATGACCGACCTGGAACGGTACCCTGATGCCCTTAGACCGTCATGGAACAATCGTGGGGATTCAGAAGGAATGAGTCCGTGCGTATTTCTGCAGGGTCAGCACTGGAAGAACTGGGAGAACCGGCTGGCTGTGGGATTCCTGCGCGGAGCACGGATTGAGATTCTGGAACTGGATGATGAAAAAATGGCAGCAAACACGACCATCATGCCCGGCCTGCCTGGAGAACGCATCCGCTCTCTGGTCCTGGGTCCGGAAAAAGCCCTGTATGTGGCTATTGATGGAGGACAGATCTGGCGCATTGAGCCCCAATCAAGGTGA
- a CDS encoding patatin-like phospholipase family protein: protein MIITRELARDKKPKAIIEKKAGLAALDDLTARSPRIGLALSGGGFRAAIFHLGVIRRLEELGIMPRVRVVSAVSGGSIISAYYLCEMERRLRFEKPENRSSRSTRVRIFEEIAHDFFQALDNNLRTRALIFTPFYYPWLFIKTLILKPFRAGARSELIQREYDRWFYKNNSLDQLPSAEQQNSPDKTRKNSAGPRLHINTTSLLTGERVAFSREPISNLNEMSRVNTNILPLSRVVGASSGVPGLFPPTMISGDVLVDGGVADNQGIESLIEDPEDCNLLLVSDASGQMEPVHTIKEGALKVMLRVNSIFQFQIRNKLLDILVGWKRLPDLRTTDKEPHEFAFIHLHLNLKDCHVTDRIPSEFIPGIARIRTDLDQFSPVERESLMYHGYTLIDAQMKKYCNTLLPELKDGTTAPAMATPPLFKREVPGSCSNRDRIRAELKAGSQNSYLARCLKKHPFQTGTILTGGLGLALACLYLVFLAQPQLIDRFGEVIAGFFMGLIPDIWVRPASGFLEARGLLDVETTVQGLSGLAAILFMLGLIIYLIAFPLYLILRRTVSALDRRMYKKLTGVEPSTRWISTSQDRTGPNNRP, encoded by the coding sequence ATGATCATCACCAGGGAACTGGCCAGGGATAAAAAACCCAAAGCAATAATCGAGAAAAAGGCCGGCCTTGCTGCCCTGGACGACCTGACCGCCAGGAGTCCGCGCATCGGACTGGCCCTGTCCGGCGGGGGCTTCCGGGCTGCCATCTTTCACCTGGGAGTGATCCGGCGCCTGGAAGAGCTGGGCATTATGCCCAGGGTCCGGGTGGTTTCAGCTGTATCCGGGGGCTCCATTATTTCCGCTTATTACCTGTGCGAGATGGAGCGCCGTCTGCGCTTTGAAAAGCCTGAAAACCGAAGCAGCAGGTCAACCCGAGTGCGCATCTTTGAAGAAATCGCCCATGATTTTTTCCAGGCCCTGGACAACAACCTGCGCACCAGAGCCCTTATCTTTACCCCGTTTTATTACCCCTGGCTGTTCATCAAAACCCTGATCCTGAAGCCATTTCGGGCCGGGGCCAGGTCGGAACTGATCCAGCGTGAATACGACAGGTGGTTTTACAAAAACAATTCTCTGGACCAGCTGCCCAGCGCAGAGCAGCAAAACAGCCCGGACAAGACTCGCAAAAACTCAGCCGGACCCCGGCTGCACATCAACACCACTTCTCTGCTGACCGGAGAACGGGTGGCCTTTTCCAGGGAACCCATCTCTAACCTCAATGAAATGTCCAGGGTCAATACCAATATTCTGCCTCTGTCCAGGGTAGTGGGGGCTTCATCAGGAGTACCAGGCCTTTTCCCGCCCACCATGATCTCCGGAGATGTCCTGGTGGACGGCGGAGTGGCTGACAACCAGGGCATTGAGTCCCTCATAGAAGATCCAGAGGACTGCAACCTGCTCCTGGTCAGCGATGCTTCGGGCCAGATGGAACCCGTCCACACCATAAAAGAGGGGGCTTTAAAAGTCATGCTCCGGGTGAACAGCATCTTCCAGTTCCAGATCCGGAACAAACTCCTGGACATCCTGGTGGGCTGGAAACGTTTGCCAGATCTGCGAACCACTGACAAGGAACCGCATGAATTCGCCTTTATCCACCTGCACCTGAACCTCAAGGACTGCCATGTTACTGACCGGATTCCATCGGAATTCATTCCCGGCATTGCCAGAATCCGCACCGACCTGGACCAGTTCAGCCCTGTTGAGCGCGAATCCCTCATGTATCACGGCTACACTCTGATTGATGCCCAGATGAAAAAATACTGCAATACCCTTCTGCCTGAGCTGAAGGATGGAACAACTGCTCCGGCCATGGCCACTCCGCCTCTGTTCAAAAGAGAAGTGCCTGGTTCATGTTCCAACAGGGACAGGATCAGGGCCGAACTCAAAGCTGGTTCCCAGAACTCCTATCTGGCCAGATGTTTGAAAAAACATCCCTTCCAGACAGGAACCATCCTCACAGGAGGTCTTGGTCTGGCACTGGCCTGCCTCTACCTTGTTTTTCTGGCCCAGCCCCAGCTCATAGACCGGTTTGGTGAAGTGATTGCCGGGTTTTTCATGGGCCTGATCCCGGATATATGGGTCCGTCCTGCAAGCGGGTTTCTGGAAGCAAGAGGACTGCTGGACGTGGAAACAACGGTCCAGGGGCTGTCCGGTCTGGCTGCCATATTGTTTATGCTGGGCCTCATTATCTACCTCATCGCCTTTCCTTTGTACCTTATCCTGCGCAGGACCGTCTCTGCCCTGGACCGCAGGATGTACAAAAAACTGACCGGAGTAGAGCCGTCAACCAGGTGGATATCGACTTCTCAGGACCGGACAGGTCCGAATAACCGCCCATAA
- a CDS encoding N-acetylmuramoyl-L-alanine amidase, with translation MKISRHKLGRDHAAHETITKTSGRFTQGLPDTIVIHYTAGSTLESALSTFKDPDVRASAHVVVDKDGSLTQLVPFDHIAWHAGQSAFRDRTGLNRFSIGIELVNAGRLEKNGSAWSSWFGRNYPQEQVVQAVHRNEKEPTYWERFTPEQIDAVFNLCSLLKKAYNIKHILGHEEISPGRKIDPGPAFPLDKLRDRLLHADRSDQDEQRIRKPARGMVRASALNIRTGPSAKTMTIAHPLSKNTELDILDQQDGWLQVKVQITGWVSGRFVEKLPG, from the coding sequence ATGAAGATCTCCAGACACAAGCTTGGCAGGGACCATGCAGCCCATGAAACCATCACCAAGACCAGTGGCAGGTTTACCCAGGGACTGCCCGACACCATTGTTATCCACTATACTGCCGGCAGCACTCTGGAATCAGCCCTGTCCACCTTCAAGGATCCGGATGTCCGGGCTTCAGCCCATGTTGTGGTGGACAAAGACGGCAGCCTGACCCAGCTGGTTCCCTTTGACCACATTGCCTGGCATGCCGGGCAAAGCGCCTTCAGAGACCGGACAGGATTAAACCGCTTTTCCATCGGCATTGAACTGGTCAATGCCGGCAGGCTGGAAAAAAACGGCTCGGCATGGAGTTCCTGGTTCGGCCGGAACTATCCTCAGGAGCAAGTGGTCCAGGCCGTGCACCGCAATGAAAAAGAACCCACCTACTGGGAAAGATTCACCCCTGAACAGATTGATGCGGTATTCAACCTGTGTTCGCTTTTGAAAAAAGCCTACAATATAAAGCACATCCTGGGTCACGAGGAAATTTCCCCGGGACGTAAGATCGATCCCGGCCCTGCCTTTCCCCTGGACAAGCTCAGAGACAGACTCCTGCATGCAGACAGGTCGGACCAGGATGAGCAGCGGATCAGAAAACCGGCCAGGGGCATGGTCCGGGCTTCCGCCCTGAACATCCGGACTGGTCCCTCAGCCAAGACCATGACCATAGCCCACCCTTTGTCCAAAAACACTGAACTGGACATCCTGGACCAACAGGACGGCTGGCTTCAGGTCAAAGTCCAGATCACAGGCTGGGTGTCAGGCAGGTTTGTGGAAAAACTGCCCGGATAA
- a CDS encoding PAS domain-containing protein, producing the protein MKFFLYFQSETRVIYNKQQLMAKDAVRAVDAFLQQRVQALEAAVGLNNPDTKSQEEWNLTLQRLLGMDASLRTLTLVDVQERPLALVSRFSPSRLDLIPQSLQHACHPQSNSHAPSISEVCIDPRTSEPVVYIRVPVTNPLREIKGSLTAELNLKFMWDLVDQLRPGNTGYVYLVAQNGDLIAFGDTARVLKGENVSHLPPVAAFLNRSTPLNAPIPDNRGAYKGLTGEHVIGTSVPLTSAPWIIVVEMPTREAYQGLIRTGITSAVITGIIALLAAIFGTMLARRLVIPLADLRKTAADIANGDRTKQARISGPAEVAHLAGAFNTMAAQLVGSLQKTESQYHQIKTARDALEQSETRLRMALEGTTDGIWDWNPVTGDVYFSPRWQEIIGYEPDDFQSSMDDWGSMIHPEDLDQVVNTYSKVMLSLEPFAMEFRIKTRSDRWKWVLLRGKVVDASSDGQPTRVAGSLTDISKRKQAESEKAEYEARFLQAQKMESIGRLAGGVAHDFNNMLTIILGRAELAMMKMTPSHPHYKNFDEILKVGRRSAALTRQLLGFARKQTIEPKVLNFNRTIEDMLDLLRRLIGEGIELSWEPSAELWPVRMDPTQIDQILTNLLVNARDAITDVGKVTIETCNTTLDQKYCSMHRGFRPGEFVTLIVSDNGCGMEKQTLNNIFEPFFSTKELGQGTGLGLATVYGIIKQNNGFINAYSEPGKGSTFKVFIPRHSADDAVADQPNTPQHVQTGWETVLVVEDDAPLLEITTSMLRELGYHVLSVANPLSALELAEQLDTAVHLVILDVVMPDMNGLELKRMMAKLLPDSEFLFMSGYTANVIAHQGILEDGLHFINKPFSIQDLAAKVRSILDA; encoded by the coding sequence ACCCTCCAGCGTCTGTTGGGCATGGATGCTTCCCTGCGCACTCTGACCCTGGTTGATGTCCAGGAAAGACCCTTGGCCCTGGTTTCCCGCTTTTCCCCTTCCCGGCTCGACCTGATCCCCCAGAGCCTGCAGCATGCCTGTCACCCTCAGTCCAACAGCCATGCCCCGTCAATCAGCGAGGTCTGCATTGATCCCCGGACCAGTGAACCCGTAGTATATATCCGTGTCCCAGTAACCAACCCTCTGAGGGAGATAAAGGGCAGCCTGACTGCAGAACTGAATCTGAAGTTCATGTGGGACCTAGTGGATCAGCTCAGGCCTGGAAACACAGGCTATGTTTACCTGGTCGCTCAAAACGGAGACCTCATTGCCTTTGGCGACACCGCCCGGGTGCTCAAGGGAGAAAATGTATCCCATTTACCTCCGGTAGCTGCATTCCTGAACCGCTCAACCCCCTTGAATGCCCCAATTCCTGACAACAGGGGAGCCTATAAAGGTTTAACTGGGGAGCATGTCATAGGTACGTCTGTTCCTCTGACATCAGCCCCATGGATCATTGTTGTTGAAATGCCCACAAGGGAGGCCTACCAGGGACTGATCCGGACCGGGATCACTTCAGCAGTAATTACCGGCATCATTGCCCTGCTTGCTGCCATATTCGGAACTATGCTTGCCCGCAGACTGGTCATCCCCCTGGCCGATCTCAGGAAAACCGCTGCTGACATTGCCAACGGGGACCGGACAAAACAGGCCCGAATATCAGGTCCGGCCGAAGTCGCCCACCTGGCTGGAGCTTTCAACACCATGGCCGCCCAATTGGTTGGGAGTCTTCAAAAAACCGAATCCCAGTATCACCAGATCAAGACAGCCAGAGACGCCCTGGAGCAAAGCGAAACCCGCCTTCGCATGGCTTTGGAGGGGACCACCGACGGAATCTGGGACTGGAATCCAGTCACTGGTGATGTTTACTTCAGTCCGCGCTGGCAGGAAATAATCGGCTATGAACCTGATGACTTCCAGTCATCCATGGATGACTGGGGCTCGATGATTCACCCTGAAGATCTTGATCAGGTTGTAAATACATACAGCAAGGTCATGCTCTCTTTGGAACCCTTTGCAATGGAATTTCGAATCAAGACCAGATCTGACCGTTGGAAATGGGTGCTCTTGCGGGGGAAGGTGGTGGATGCCTCCTCTGATGGTCAGCCCACACGGGTGGCTGGTTCCCTCACAGATATTTCCAAGCGCAAACAGGCTGAATCCGAAAAAGCCGAATATGAAGCCAGATTCCTGCAAGCTCAGAAAATGGAATCCATAGGTCGGCTGGCTGGAGGAGTAGCCCACGATTTTAACAACATGCTGACCATCATCCTGGGCCGGGCCGAGTTGGCCATGATGAAGATGACTCCGTCCCATCCCCATTACAAAAATTTTGATGAAATACTGAAGGTCGGCAGGCGCTCTGCTGCCCTGACCCGCCAATTGCTGGGTTTTGCCCGCAAACAGACCATCGAACCCAAGGTCCTCAACTTCAATCGAACTATTGAAGACATGCTTGACTTGCTGCGTCGACTCATTGGTGAGGGAATAGAACTGAGCTGGGAGCCATCTGCTGAACTCTGGCCGGTCAGGATGGACCCGACCCAGATCGATCAGATCCTGACCAACCTCCTGGTCAATGCCCGAGACGCCATCACCGATGTCGGCAAGGTTACCATTGAAACCTGCAACACTACTCTGGACCAGAAATACTGCAGTATGCACAGAGGATTCAGGCCTGGTGAATTTGTGACTCTGATTGTCAGCGACAATGGCTGCGGCATGGAAAAGCAAACCCTGAACAATATTTTTGAACCTTTTTTCTCCACCAAGGAACTGGGGCAAGGCACAGGGCTTGGCCTGGCCACGGTTTACGGAATAATCAAGCAAAACAATGGATTTATCAATGCATACAGTGAGCCCGGCAAAGGCTCCACCTTCAAGGTATTTATTCCGAGACACAGCGCTGATGACGCTGTAGCAGACCAGCCAAATACACCTCAGCATGTCCAGACCGGCTGGGAAACAGTCCTTGTGGTTGAAGACGATGCTCCCCTTTTGGAAATCACAACATCAATGCTCAGGGAACTTGGCTACCATGTCCTTTCGGTTGCCAACCCACTGTCCGCCCTTGAATTGGCTGAGCAGCTGGACACCGCTGTTCATTTGGTCATACTCGACGTAGTAATGCCGGACATGAATGGCCTGGAGCTTAAGAGAATGATGGCCAAACTGCTGCCGGATTCAGAATTTCTGTTCATGTCCGGATACACAGCCAATGTCATTGCCCACCAGGGTATACTGGAGGACGGCCTGCACTTCATCAACAAACCATTCTCCATCCAGGATCTGGCTGCCAAAGTACGCAGCATCCTGGATGCCTGA